A single window of Collinsella aerofaciens DNA harbors:
- a CDS encoding PTS sugar transporter subunit IIC has translation MVVQYLLVALVAFIASMDEQLFGITMLGRPLFTSLFVGLILGDVQQGVIVGAALESMFMGAIMVGAAVPPEVYASGVLGCAFAVITGTGTATAVALALPVSVFLQVWRNFCYAVPGAFACKKIETALANRDLAKANLYHLTVVPLSIGIPSALLVFCSLFFGADLINNALNAIPQFVMDGLNVASGVMVCIGFALLIRTMGDNKLLPWLFLGFIMVIYLKMDVIGVAAAAICVALLLAFREGSSGPQTVAADEEEDF, from the coding sequence ATGGTTGTCCAGTATCTTCTAGTTGCACTGGTCGCATTTATTGCGTCCATGGACGAGCAATTATTTGGCATTACGATGCTTGGTCGTCCGCTGTTTACGAGCCTGTTCGTTGGCTTGATCCTTGGCGATGTCCAGCAGGGCGTTATCGTCGGCGCTGCTTTGGAGTCCATGTTCATGGGCGCCATTATGGTCGGTGCGGCGGTTCCTCCCGAGGTCTATGCTTCCGGCGTGCTTGGCTGCGCGTTTGCCGTCATTACGGGTACGGGCACGGCAACTGCCGTCGCACTCGCCCTTCCCGTCTCCGTCTTCCTTCAGGTGTGGCGCAACTTCTGCTACGCCGTTCCGGGTGCCTTTGCCTGCAAGAAGATTGAGACCGCTCTGGCAAATCGCGATCTTGCCAAGGCGAACCTGTACCATCTGACCGTCGTGCCGCTGTCGATTGGCATTCCGTCTGCACTGCTGGTGTTTTGCTCGCTGTTCTTTGGTGCCGACCTCATCAACAATGCGCTCAACGCGATTCCGCAGTTTGTGATGGACGGCCTCAACGTTGCATCCGGCGTCATGGTCTGCATCGGCTTCGCACTTCTTATTAGGACCATGGGCGATAACAAGCTGCTTCCTTGGCTGTTCCTGGGATTCATTATGGTCATTTACCTCAAGATGGACGTTATCGGCGTCGCCGCAGCTGCCATTTGCGTCGCACTGCTCCTGGCCTTCCGCGAGGGCTCGTCCGGTCCGCAGACGGTTGCTGCAGATGAAGAGGAGGACTTCTAA
- a CDS encoding HNH endonuclease codes for MNDIDLAVPLMDGPSYDRACSLVPSEYVEAWEWFLGEEQRGGVWTSLPHHTKEDSPQYQYRLRIGSDFFPVTRDSGIFWPGQDRVKQDPNKIFALSVHNSKKSFYTDVPPLYLDDGTWVIKYSVQAPGAVGSRDQNYNRKMLNCMECGVPVGVIFATEVGYKVLGLAFVERFEPENGWFVLHGPVHKGGPDPRFAPDMSYLKHIPVDIEFAGQGVTDDEKVRYALRRERLGQQWFRKQLVAAYDGRCAVSDCGVSEALEAAHIENYSGPKSQVASNGILLRRDLHSLFDAHLISFEPVCGEYRLCGSYLLDKTDYASFAGATLRQPNERQWRPDTVFLEAHRIEFDRSEKKREKAGLLPY; via the coding sequence ATGAACGACATTGACCTTGCTGTTCCGTTGATGGATGGACCAAGCTATGACCGCGCCTGCAGTCTCGTGCCTTCCGAATACGTTGAGGCATGGGAGTGGTTTCTGGGTGAGGAACAGCGCGGCGGCGTTTGGACCAGCCTTCCGCACCACACCAAGGAAGATAGCCCTCAGTATCAGTACCGTTTGAGAATTGGCTCGGACTTCTTTCCCGTAACGCGGGATTCAGGGATCTTCTGGCCGGGCCAGGATCGGGTGAAGCAAGATCCCAATAAGATCTTTGCGCTTTCGGTCCATAACTCTAAAAAGAGCTTCTACACCGATGTGCCTCCGCTCTATTTGGATGACGGTACGTGGGTCATTAAGTATTCGGTCCAAGCGCCAGGCGCCGTTGGTTCTCGAGACCAGAATTACAACCGTAAAATGCTCAACTGCATGGAATGTGGCGTCCCAGTCGGAGTCATATTTGCAACCGAGGTGGGCTATAAGGTGCTCGGCCTTGCGTTTGTTGAGCGGTTCGAGCCCGAAAACGGATGGTTTGTTCTGCACGGTCCTGTTCATAAAGGCGGACCGGACCCTCGTTTTGCGCCCGACATGAGTTATCTGAAGCACATACCCGTCGATATTGAGTTTGCCGGACAGGGTGTGACCGACGACGAAAAGGTCCGCTATGCGTTAAGGCGCGAGCGATTGGGGCAGCAATGGTTCCGCAAGCAGCTCGTTGCCGCCTATGATGGCCGTTGCGCGGTGTCGGACTGCGGCGTCAGCGAAGCTCTGGAGGCTGCACATATCGAGAATTACTCGGGACCCAAATCGCAGGTTGCCAGCAACGGTATTCTGCTTCGGCGCGATCTTCATTCCCTATTTGATGCTCACCTGATTTCGTTTGAGCCTGTTTGCGGCGAATATCGGCTGTGCGGATCGTACCTGCTGGATAAGACCGACTACGCTTCCTTTGCGGGTGCGACGCTAAGGCAGCCGAATGAGCGTCAGTGGCGACCCGATACGGTGTTTCTTGAGGCCCATCGCATTGAGTTCGATCGCTCGGAAAAGAAGCGTGAAAAGGCGGGGCTTCTGCCGTATTAG
- a CDS encoding ATP-binding protein: MNENELTGLLESLRRMGSDDLNVEVKESATTLSRDVWETVSAFANTAGGIIVLGVSERAGFIPVENFETEKVLNQFVAGMGDAGGRGKLANPPKYTIERVELQGTVVLVIAIEELDPSSKPCYVIERGAQGGSYKRIDDKDVPLSSTEVLSLSSYERTSPSDRDAVPGAVAGDLDEALVDRTIERAFSLTPRAMRGAPDKKTKLERLNFLDSQGNVTKAGLLAAGAYPQQFYPKLFIDVAVYAGTQKGAAGSLRFMDRTICEGTLGEMISDAVAAVAKNLRRTSTIQGVSRVDSLEIPEEVLREAIANAVIHREYGDRFCGQSIAVDVFDDRIEVTNPGGLYGGKTRENLFDGSSRCRNATLVKLMSIVPLPDGAGSPAEGNGSGIPMMIDAMRAQGLAEPLFCPGFDRFKVVLYRAKVEQIDHGGDLIVAALKRNGELGTRELAECTGLTVSQVRVRVNALIAQGELEPTASATSRNRKYRLLERVE, encoded by the coding sequence ATGAACGAAAACGAGCTGACCGGTCTGCTCGAGTCTTTAAGGCGCATGGGCTCGGACGATCTTAACGTCGAGGTCAAGGAGAGCGCCACGACGCTTTCCCGCGACGTATGGGAAACGGTTAGTGCATTCGCGAATACCGCTGGCGGAATTATCGTGCTCGGCGTGAGCGAGCGCGCGGGCTTTATCCCGGTCGAGAACTTTGAGACCGAGAAGGTGCTCAACCAATTCGTAGCGGGCATGGGTGATGCCGGCGGCCGCGGAAAACTGGCCAATCCGCCCAAATACACCATTGAACGCGTGGAGCTTCAGGGCACCGTGGTTCTGGTCATCGCGATTGAGGAGCTCGACCCGTCGAGCAAGCCTTGTTATGTCATAGAGCGGGGCGCTCAAGGCGGCAGCTACAAACGCATCGATGACAAAGATGTCCCGCTTTCGTCGACTGAGGTCCTGTCCTTGTCATCGTATGAACGGACGAGCCCCAGTGATCGCGATGCAGTACCCGGCGCGGTCGCAGGCGATCTTGACGAGGCCCTGGTCGACCGCACGATAGAGCGTGCTTTCTCGCTGACACCCCGTGCAATGCGCGGCGCGCCGGACAAGAAAACGAAGCTGGAGCGCCTGAATTTCCTCGACTCCCAGGGCAATGTTACTAAGGCCGGGCTCCTGGCCGCGGGTGCCTATCCTCAGCAGTTCTATCCCAAGCTCTTTATCGATGTGGCGGTCTATGCCGGAACGCAGAAGGGCGCGGCGGGGTCGTTGAGGTTCATGGACCGTACGATCTGCGAGGGAACGTTGGGCGAAATGATCTCGGATGCCGTCGCGGCAGTCGCTAAGAATTTGCGGCGAACCTCGACGATCCAAGGCGTCTCGCGTGTCGACTCGCTGGAGATTCCCGAGGAGGTCCTGCGCGAGGCAATCGCCAACGCCGTAATCCACCGAGAATACGGAGATCGGTTCTGTGGGCAGTCGATCGCTGTTGACGTCTTTGATGACCGTATCGAGGTGACGAACCCCGGCGGCCTATACGGAGGAAAGACTCGCGAGAACCTGTTTGACGGCAGCTCCCGATGTCGCAATGCGACGCTTGTGAAGCTCATGTCGATTGTTCCACTGCCGGATGGCGCAGGCTCGCCGGCTGAGGGAAATGGCTCGGGCATCCCGATGATGATCGATGCCATGCGCGCGCAAGGTCTGGCCGAGCCATTGTTTTGCCCGGGTTTCGACCGGTTTAAGGTTGTCCTCTACCGAGCGAAGGTTGAGCAAATCGATCATGGCGGGGACTTAATCGTGGCGGCACTCAAGCGCAACGGCGAACTGGGAACACGTGAACTGGCAGAATGCACGGGACTCACCGTCTCCCAGGTTAGGGTACGCGTCAATGCGCTCATCGCACAGGGCGAGCTTGAACCTACGGCGTCGGCGACGAGCCGCAACCGCAAGTACCGACTGTTGGAGCGCGTGGAATAA
- a CDS encoding PTS system mannose/fructose/sorbose family transporter subunit IID, giving the protein MATQNTDLKEAKKDAIMSPDMYRSMFLRQFTSQCSQSYDKMMAMGFMYTIQKPLRKIYPNDDDYYAALDRHTEFFNITPHVLPFVAGLTVSMEEQAAADKNFDTSSINAMKVGLMGPLSGIGDSFYWGTFRVVAAGIGIGIASTGNPLGPIVYALIYSVINFATRIVAAHLGYDLGTKFLQQSEENNLMSRMTHAAGVLGMTVIGAMIAAQVSLSTALTFDVGGSEIVLQDLFDSIFPGLLPLLATFACVALYKKGVKTIWIIIGIFAICIIGTGLGVFAAA; this is encoded by the coding sequence ATGGCTACCCAGAACACCGACCTCAAAGAGGCCAAGAAGGACGCGATTATGAGCCCCGATATGTATCGGAGCATGTTCCTTCGCCAGTTTACGAGCCAGTGCTCGCAGTCGTACGACAAGATGATGGCAATGGGCTTCATGTACACCATTCAGAAGCCCCTGCGAAAGATCTATCCCAACGACGACGATTACTATGCGGCGCTTGATCGCCATACCGAGTTCTTTAACATCACGCCTCATGTGCTTCCGTTTGTAGCCGGCCTTACGGTTTCGATGGAAGAGCAGGCGGCTGCCGATAAGAACTTCGACACGTCCTCGATTAACGCCATGAAGGTCGGCCTCATGGGACCGCTTTCCGGCATTGGCGATTCGTTCTACTGGGGTACGTTCCGCGTGGTCGCCGCCGGCATTGGTATCGGCATCGCGTCGACGGGCAACCCGCTCGGCCCCATCGTGTACGCGCTCATCTACTCCGTGATTAACTTTGCAACGCGTATCGTCGCCGCCCATCTGGGATACGACCTGGGAACCAAGTTCCTGCAGCAGTCCGAAGAGAACAACCTTATGTCTCGCATGACGCATGCTGCCGGTGTCCTCGGAATGACCGTTATCGGCGCCATGATTGCGGCACAGGTCTCGCTGTCCACTGCTTTGACCTTTGACGTGGGTGGTTCGGAGATTGTCCTGCAGGATCTGTTCGATTCGATCTTCCCCGGTCTGCTGCCCTTGCTGGCAACGTTCGCTTGCGTTGCCCTGTACAAAAAGGGTGTCAAGACCATTTGGATTATTATTGGCATCTTCGCGATCTGCATCATCGGAACGGGCTTGGGAGTGTTCGCGGCGGCGTAA